GCACGACCGACTGCGAGGCAGGCGCTTGGGTAATCGCCGGAGCCGTTTGGGCGGCCAACACTGTCGGCAGCGCCGCGACCACTGCCACGGCGATCGATCGTCCATCGCCCAAAAACGCGCGCCCCATCCGGCACCACCACCGGCAAACGCGCTCGACTTCAACCCCAGACAGCATCCGCAGGAGACTCATGGTTTATTTTTAGACAAACCACGCACCTGAACCCGCTATCCCGTCATGGCAACACTGCAGCCTCCTCCCTTCAGCGCGCCGTGAACTTCAATCCCGCGATGCCCGCCACGATCAGCACCATGCACGCGAGCCGCGCGGCCGTCGCCGGCTCCTTGAACAGCACGATACCCGCGATCGCCGTGCCCACCGCGCCGATGCCGGTCCAGATCGCGTAGCTCGTGCCGAGCGGCAGACCCTTCACCGCCTGCGCGAGATACCAGAAGCTCGCCAGCATCAGCACGACCGTCACCACGCTCGGCACCAGCTTCGCAAAGCCGTCCGTGTATTTCAGACCGACCGCCCACGAAATCTCGAGCAGGCCGGCGACGATGAGCCAGAGCCAAGGCATGCGCGGAACAAGAAGCAACCAGGCCCAAGTAACAAGTGCCAACGCGCGCGC
This window of the Candidatus Didemnitutus sp. genome carries:
- the sugE gene encoding quaternary ammonium compound efflux SMR transporter SugE, whose amino-acid sequence is MPWLWLIVAGLLEISWAVGLKYTDGFAKLVPSVVTVVLMLASFWYLAQAVKGLPLGTSYAIWTGIGAVGTAIAGIVLFKEPATAARLACMVLIVAGIAGLKFTAR